One Paramisgurnus dabryanus chromosome 10, PD_genome_1.1, whole genome shotgun sequence genomic region harbors:
- the LOC135747000 gene encoding single-minded homolog 2, translated as MKEKSKNAAKTRREKENGEFYELAKLLPLPSAITSQLDKASIIRLTTSYLKMRAVFPDGLGEAWGQSSRMSPLDVMAKDLGSHLLQTLDGFVFVVAPDGKIMYISETASVHLGLSQVELTGNSIFEYIHPSDHDEMNAVLSTPQPLHAHFMQECEIERSFFLRMKCVLAKRNAGLTCGGYKVIHCSGYLKIRQFVMDVSLYESCYQIIGLVAVGHSLPPSGITEIKLHSNMFMFRASLDLKLIFLDSRVAELTGYEPQDLIEKTLYHHVHGCDVFHLRYAHHILLVKGQVTSKYYRLLSKHGGWVWVQSCATIVHNSRSSRPHCIVSVNYVLTDAEHTEMLLSQDQSRSRSSLSYKNLHLTSPQDSHKQLKAKTARMKSKLKVSPYPQTSQHPDKLESQLWKSSQDEGPVSLPQISLPVSEPRQVASYSLPHSYTSVHASADDRKLRASSSSPGRPVLSSLQSQDNVPWSFSENKPAVNFQPARSTYSGYSRRFTTELLQEGYRSSGAFKEEPNETQDDDPGGPPPATSICEHSRGHHGPPGLGRHLPVQMLLEQRRRLCVTDVPYEANDGQRCPDRLPEQNSLEERRLLLEMSLPPQSSFVSLNLHHVLAKHSSFPSGPYALSHLTESYGYRGEEVNPCLYRTQSPTSSPSPEGRHVPHYIGTSVIISNER; from the exons ATGAAGGAAAAATCTAAGAATGCTGCGAAGACACgaagagaaaaagaaaatggAGAATTTTATGAACTGGCCAAATTGCTGCCGCTGCCCTCAGCCATCACATCTCAGCTGGACAAAGCTTCAATCATCAGATTGACCACCAGTTACCTGAAGATGAGAGCTGTGTTTCCAGATG GTCTCGGGGAGGCGTGGGGTCAATCATCACGGATGAGTCCTCTGGACGTCATGGCCAAAGACCTCGGATCTCACCTGCTGCAG acttTAGACGGGTTTGTGTTTGTCGTCGCGCCAGATGGAAAAATCATGTACATTTCAGAAACAGCTTCAGTTCATCTGGGTCTGTCACAG GTGGAACTGACTGGAAACAGCATATTTGAGTACATCCATCCTTCTGATCACGATGAGATGAACGCCGTCCTCAGCACACCCCAACCTCTACACGCTCACTTCATGCAAG AGTGTGAAATCGAGCGCTCCTTCTTTCTGAGGATGAAGTGTGTTTTGGCAAAGAGGAACGCAGGTCTTACGTGTGGCGGTTATAAG GTGATCCATTGCAGCGGGTACCTGAAGATCCGTCAGTTTGTGATGGACGTGTCACTCTACGAGTCGTGCTATCAGATTATCGGTTTGGTGGCGGTCGGTCACTCCCTCCCCCCCAGCGGCATCACTGAGATCAAACTTCACAGTAATATGTTCATGTTTCGCGCCAGTCTCGACCTCAAACTCATCTTCCTGGACAGCAG GGTGGCGGAGTTAACAGGTTATGAGCCGCAGGACTTGATTGAGAAAACTCTCTATCATCACGTGCACGGATGTGACGTTTTTCACCTGCGATATGCACATCACATAT tGTTGGTAAAGGGTCAAGTCACCTCTAAGTACTACCGTCTGCTGTCGAAACACGGTGGTTGGGTTTGGGTGCAGAGCTGTGCTACGATTGTGCACAACAGTCGCTCATCTCGGCCACACTGCATCGTCAGCGTCAACTACGTGTTGAC GGATGCGGAGCATACAGAGATGTTGTTATCTCAGGACCAGAGCAGATCTAGATCGTCTCTCTCCTATAAAAACTTACATCTTACATCTCCTCAGGACTCACACAAACAGCTTAAAGCCAAAACTGCAAGAATGAAAAGCAAACTCAAAGTTTCTCCATATCCTCAG ACCTCTCAGCATCCTGATAAACTGGAGTCTCAGCTGTGGAAGTCCAGTCAGGACGAAGGTCCCGTCTCGCTGCCGCAAATCTCTCTTCCTGTCTCTGAACCACGACAGGTAGCGTCTTACTCTCTGCCCCACTCGTACACGAGCGTGCACGCATCAGCCGACGACCGAAAGCTGCGAGCGTCGTCGAGCTCTCCCGGAAGACCCGTTCTGTCCTCGCTGCAGTCTCAGGACAACGTTCCATGGAGCTTTAGTGAAAACAAACCTGCTGTTAATTTCCAACCAGCCCGCAGCACATACTCGG GTTACAGCAGGAGATTCACCACTGAGCTGCTGCAGGAAGGCTACAGATCCAGTGGTGCGTTTAAAGAGGAGCCGAACGAGACCCAGGACGATGACCCGGGCGGCCCGCCGCCTGCTACGAGCATCTGTGAGCATTCCAGAGGACATCACGGGCCGCCGGGCCTCGGCCGACACTTGCCTGTACAAATGTTGTTGGAGCAGAGACGCAGGCTGTGTGTGACAGACGTCCCGTACGAGGCAAATGACGGGCAAAGGTGTCCGGACCGACTCCCAGAGCAGAACAGCCTGGAGGAGAGGAGGCTTCTCCTGGAAATGAGCCTTCCGCCGCAAAGTTCATTTGTTTCTTTGAACCTCCACCACGTTCTGGCCAAGCATAGCTCCTTCCCATCGGGACCTTACGCTTTAAGCCATTTAACGGAGAGCTACGGCTACCGAGGAGAGGAGGTGAATCCGTGCCTGTACCGGACACAAAGTCCCACCTCTAGCCCCTCCCCTGAGGGACGCCATGTTCCCCATTACATCGGCACGTCTGTTATCATAAGCAATGAAAGGTGA